A segment of the Elaeis guineensis isolate ETL-2024a chromosome 6, EG11, whole genome shotgun sequence genome:
TGGAAAATTATTATACTTAAGTCTGACTAGACCAGACATTACGTACTCTGTTCAACAACTCAGTCAATTCCTTCAATCACCAAGGATTCCTCACTGGCAAGCTGTTGTACAAGTTCTCAAATACTTACGAGGATGTCCTTCCAAGAGAGTATTTTTTCCAGCAGCATCATCCTTCAAGCTTCAAGCTTATTACGATGCTGATTGGGCAGCATGTCCAACAAGCCATAAATCAATCACGAGATTTTGTATCTTTTTGGGCTCTACTCTTATCTCATGGAAATCAAAGAAACAAACAATCGTGAGTCGTTCTTCAGCTGAGACCGAATATAGAAGCATGGCCAGCACAACTTGTGAGCTCAAGTAGATTTCatttcttcttcaagattttcaGATTTTCCTCCATACTCCCATTCTATTGCATTGCAACAATCAAGCTGCCACTCACATCAGTAACAATCCAACGTTCCATAAACGTACAAAACATATCGATATAGATTGTCATGTTGTTCGGGATCATGTAAACAGCGGGTTTCTTCAAACTATTCACACTCCATCTCGTCTTCAATTGGCAGATGTATTCACTAAATCTTTGTCTGCTGCTGTCTTTGCATTCATATTGTCCCAGCTTGGTTTGGTTGATCTTCACCAGCCTCCAGCTTGAGGGGGGGATGAAGATGTGTTTTCCACTTACTTATTTTAGCTAGCAAAAAAAGGACAATAATATCCATCTATTTTAGCTAGCAAGAAAAGGGCAACCAAGATTTGTTATCTAGTTGGTCTACTTACTCAAAAGGGTGCCAACCAGCCTCCAGCTTGAGGGGGGGATGAAGATGTATTTTTCACTTACTTATTTTAGCTAGCAAGAAAAGGGCAACAATATCCATCTAttttagctagaaagaaaaaggCAACCAAGATTTGTTATCTAGTTGGTCTACTTACTCAAAAGGGCGCCAAGCTTAAGGGGGGATGAAGATGTGTTTTCCACTTACTTATTTTAGCTAGCAAGAAAAGGGCAACAATATCCATCTATTTTAGCTAGCAAGAAAAGGGCAACCAAGATTTGTTATCTAGTTGGTCTACTTACTCAAAAGGGCGCCAAAGATTTGTTATCCAGCTGAtctacttacttattttagctAGCAAGAAAAGGAAAAGATTTGCTATGAATCCTTTCTTAATATGTACAGCTTAGCTAGCATtctagatcattcttttgaattttagaTAGTCTTTTTCATTTGTATAAAAAAAGGGGAACCTCCTCATTAGTTTTTTAATCAAGAaatatgaagataatttttttcttcattttagctTTCTCTATTTGCCTTGTTTGCAAAATCACATTAACAAAGATACTGCTGTCGTATCTCTTCCGAGCATTAAGTTTGTACCTAAAGCAACAAAAGCATAATACCAATAAACTAACTGTAGTTGGTAGAATGAGCACGTAGTTAAGTTCCTGAATGGTTTGTGAAGCAGTGGCCTTCATCAGTTTCTAGCCATTGGTAGCAGTCGCAATTAGTCCAGATGCATAGCACGGCTCCAGAGTCAGCCTTTTCCTTTCACCGACATTAAGGATCCGGATACCGAAAGCGACAAAGATTTTTTAGCATGCAAAATTAAGAGATTCAATTAaacatataaaatattatctctTTGGATTCCAAAACTGTCATTTTTTTGATTTCTCTCTGATGTGAGTGTGGGCCGCCAACCCCAGCCAGTTCTTTTTAAATACCAGAAACTAAGTGTACATGGTCATACCAAAACCTCACCAACTCTTCCTACAAATTAAGAAAATAATAGAGCTGGAGCAGAAAGAGAAACAGAGTGAGGGAAAGAGTTGGCGAGAGAAATGATGGCAATGACAGGAGAGAAACCCGGGCAAATGGAGAATCCAGAGGATGGCAGAGAAGCGGAGCCAGAAATCAAGTATAGGGGATGGAAAGCCATGCCATATGTCATAGGtatcaaatatataattttttttttttttttttttgccctgaTGGAAAGGAGTATAAGGAGCTATGGGCACCATAAGACGCCCAATTTATTAATAGAAAAGTATATAGATCAGTGTAAAAGAAGGAATAAAATAAGAGGATGTGTACAAGGTGTGTGTATGAAAAGGACAGTAACTGCAGAATTGATAACAGAAACCTCTGAAATAAAGGGGAGAACATATCCGTGTATGTAACATCCCATGCATCAAATACAGACGTGAACACAACTAGCTTTGATTTCCTTACAATAGCTAGCTACTTTCTTTCATCAACCAATTTATATGCGATGGAAAATATGTGCAGGTAACGAGACATTCGAGAAGTTGGGAACCATCGGCACGGCGGCGAACCTGCTGGTCTACCTCACCACCATCTTCCACTTGAAGAGTGTCACGGCGGCCACCCTCCTCAATATTTTCTCTGGGACTACCAACTTGACTCCTCTTCTTGGGGCGTTCCTCTCGGACACTTATTTGGGCCGCTACATCACCTTGGGATGTGCTTCTGTTTCTTCACTATTGGTATTGCTCTCTcgctctctctgtgtgtgtgtgtgtgtgtgtgtgtgtgtgtgtgtgtgaaccaGATTGGATCAGCACCACTATAGCTACGAGTCTCAGAGCATGCGTAGGCGCTCGTCTGCTTGCGTGTATGTGCAGTATGTCTCGTAGAAAACAAGCCGAGCTTAAGTTGTATTTTTCAATACTCTGATTATAGACTAATTGGCCTTCAATTGTCACGAGCCCATAAAAATATGTGTACGTTTAGATTGCCAAAAGAAAACTGCAGTTCAAACGGCTCAAGTTGGTCTTGATGCGTAATTTTTATATGCTTGGCTTCAGCTAAAGCGTTGGTTGAACGCCTTGGTGATGTGATTGAGCCACACCTGAGCTGGGAGCATGACTTAGTCCCTTGTTGTCATACTCTTTGGAGCTCCAATCCCAGCTCAGGATGTGGATCATTATTCAATctctattattataaaataaaagattttttgcGTGTATATttttctaaacattcaaatttatatgaatatcttttcaaaattgatatttatatgtacatcttcataaaaaatttattttgcatgcatgtatatcctttttttctttatttttttgtatttatccACATCATTTAATAccgttaaaaaattaatggtttaaaatttaaatgactaaaatatcctctTGGAtatatgtgcaaaaaaaaatttataaggattattttttttgtatatatccACATCATTTAATACCGTTAaaatattaatggtttaaaatttaaatgactaaaatatcctctTGGATATATgtgcaaaaagaaaattttataaggatGTATATACAAATAGCACTTTCATGagggtattcatgcaaatttgaatatttagaaggatatatatgcaaaaaaaattaatttaatttttatctatttcatctagatAGATTCAGGCCCTCTTACTCTATGATATAGtaacatattacataatatatatatcaaCACGATgacgatattatataatattttatatattagaatactatattatattttatttttatacaagatgggatgattatgtccatcttatagtaacatgatataccttatacactttacaaagatattttctataaaaatttttaaaataaaatataataagattataaatttttattattacatAATGTCCAAATCCACAACTATATATGTTCATTCTATGCAAATATACAAGCTATTGATTTAATATCAAGTTTAGATACTATCTTAGAagcatattattatacattagaggAAACATTGACGGTTACGATctgtttattttctaaataaaataattttgatctatcatgTAATACAAAGatcattttttatgtaaattaataagttaagtaaatttattattttagttgtatatGTTAATTTTTCTCTATTAGAATAAGGAGAGAATTAACAAACCAAGTAAGATGGATTTATGTTAATGGCTTTTTTGTGTGTATGCCCTTCCAAATATTCAAATCTGCATGAATACCATCATAAATTGCTATTTATGTATATatctttacaaatttttttttctatatctatccataaggatattttaatcattttaattttaaattgtaaatttTTAACGGTATTAGATGATAtgggtatatatacaaaaaaagatattttatgagaGTATATGtgcagatatcaattttgaaagaatatttatacaaatttgaatatttgagaaggtatatatgtaaaaattttaaaataaatatttaatttagggAGTTTCATTGTACTATAAATCGAGTtgttttcaattttatttttcattctttttctcgCAGATGAAGAGCAgttctatatttatttatttgcttTGTTTAGCTCGGACTCTTAGAAACATttgaatctctctctctccctccctccccttctctctccttttctggcACTTATTTCTACTTCATGCGATTCATGTGCATTGCACCTGTAAGGTCTAGTACGCACAAGACTCGAAAAGCTTTcgctctctttatatatatatatatatatatatgatgttgATGGGGATAGGTTTCTGTTGAAAAAAAAGGATATCAGTGCCGATAGGCTGAGATCCTCCCCGGTTTAGTGTTGAATCGGACAGATCGATTCAACAATTATGTCCACCCATGTTGTTCTAGACTGTGGTAATTACATGGATACATtggtttatataatataatatatctcaTATAATATAGGATCCATGTAATCACAAGCACCGTGTGATACACAAATCTACAATTGCACGATTAGTCTTACCAATTTTGCAGTATGTGATTGCAAGTTTCTAAAACTCAAGACTCTTGATAATAAGTTGGCTCTATTTGCTGATGTTGCTTGCTATAAATACTGTCCATTCTGTCTCCATATGGATATTAAAGAGTACAGATCTCAGATGCCATGCACATATGGATACTGTCCATGACATGGGATGCATGGCCATCAAACAATGTGCGTGGAGTGCATCGGATGACCCATGCTCATATGCTGCCGTCCATCTTGTGATGGCATAAATCCACAGATGCACCGCATCACACGCACCATAGGGATCTGCATTCAATATTAAATGGTCGCAAATAACAAAATATCCAACACATTTCTTAAGATAAAGAAAACAAATTGACGTCAAAATGTTCTAACTCTGACAATCATCGTTTGAAGGGCATGCTCCTTCTCACTCTCACTGCTGCAATTTCCAAGCTGCACCCTCCTAAGTGTGACAATGGCCAACAATGCGTAGGCCCCTCGTCAGTACAGCTTGTTGTCCTCCTCTGTAGTTTTGGTTTCTTAGTGATCGGAGCTGGAGGCATTCGGCCATGCAACCTAGCCTTTGGTGCAGACCAATTCAACCCCCATACGGAGATCGGAAGAAGGGGCATCAATAGCTTTTTCAATTGGTACTACTTCACGTTCACAGGAGCCATGATGATCTCTTCCACCTTTATCATCTACATCCAAAGCAACGTGAGCTGGTCACTGGGTCTCGCCATCCCCACCATCCTCATGTTCTTCTCCTGCGCTCTCTTTTTCCTCGGGACCAGGCTCTATGTGAAAGTAAAGCCCGAGGGAAGCCCCTTCACCAGCATTGCCCAAGTCTTGGTAGTGGCATTTAGAAAACGAGGGTTGAAGCAACCTGATGATCCGGAAACGTCTCTCTTCAATCCTCCCCATCTTAGTTCTCTTGTTTCCAAGCTTCCATTCACCAATCAATTCAGGTAATTATAATATCGCacccttctttttcttcaatTTCATATGCACAGGAACACTAAAGTGAATAAGAGGATTAATTTGTTCTAATCAAACTTAAAAATGAGGATTCTGAAGCATATGATTTGGAAACTCCTTGTAGCTAGCGTAATCAAGTCTGAATCAGTTCCAAGTCATGCTGGAGATGGACCTAATCCAAATTATCCAATCCACTTGTGGCGTTAATTAGGCCTATTTGTCTAGCACCTTGcccatttaatttttattatacttTGTTGTTCCCTAATTGGATGGTTAATATAATTAATTGTGTCAGATTTCTCGACAAGGCTGCGATCATGACTCCCATGGATGCAATCAAACCAAATGGCCACGCTGCAAATCCATGGAGACTATGCAGTCTCCAACAGGTTGAGCAGGTAAAATGTTTAGCAAGAATCATTCCCATATGGGCTTCAGGCACCATCCTCTTTGTTGCACTTGTCCAAGAGTCGAGTTTCGTGGTCTTTCAAGGCCTTCAAGCCGATAGACATTTTGGGAAGAGTAAATTTGAAATACCAGCTGCTTCTTTCACTGTATTCTCCATGCTGGCCTTAACAATCTGGATACCTGTTTATGATCGCATTTTAGTCCCTTGGCTTCGAAGGGCTACTGGTAAAGAAGCTGGCTTCACATTACTCCAAAGGATGGGAATTGGAATTGTTCTTACGGTAGTCGCCATGGTTGTCTCTGGACTGGTTGAAGGGCGGAGGAGGAGTTATGCCCTTCATCGGCCAGCCCTGGGGATTGCACCGAGTGGTGGTACGATATCATCCATGTCTAGCTTCTGGTTGGTACCTCAACTGGTGCTTCTTGGATTTGCTGAGGCTTTTAATTTGATCGGTCAGGTTGAGTTCTACTACAAACAGTTCCCTGAAAACATGAGAAGCCTCGCTGGAGGTGTGTTCTTCTTCGGGCTAGCATGTGCCAATTACTTGAGTGGCTTCATGGTGACAGTAATTCATCGAACTACCGGCCACAATGGAAAAGATAATTGGTTAGCCAACGACCTAAACCATGGAAGATTGGACTATTTCTATTTCTTGATTGCTTTAATGGAAGTAGTTAACTTCGTATTTTTTATTGTTTTCGCCAACTGGTATAGATATAAAGGTTTAGAAGATGGCCATGAGATTGCCTTGGAGAAAAGCAAGTCAAAATCTTCTCTTGTTTAAACTAGAACCGAGTGACGAGATATATATACATGTTTGTTACTGTATGGTATTCTAGTTGTCACAATATTGGTAAAAATTATAAATGAAAACAGATCGGTGATGTTATCTCTTAAATTCTTTTGCACATTCCATTTTGTTTACTTCTCTTGAGAATAGCAAgtaattaaccagtcaatttctgTTGCATTTGTTTTCCATGTTTTGAAGGTCGCCAGAGAATTTCGGGGATATATTCATTGCATTCATGTGCCAAACTCTATGTTTTTCATGGCTCCAaaccatgttttttttttttttaaataaaaaaattaatgtttCCTTTCTCCTTCATGGATAGAAGTTATATTCAGGAACTTCTGAAATCCATTCTTTCTTTTAATTTGCCTTGCACGAAAAAAATCAGGGGAGTGATTATGACCATCTGAGGTATGATTTATTCAATTAGTTTGCTTCTAGAGTTTATTGCTTATGGGATTTTGTCCTTATATAGGCTTTGTCGATGCAATAGCAGATTAGTGAGACCATCTTTTTTCAGAAGTATTAGTGAGAGCATTTTAACTGCGGAGAAgaattttattgaaaattttggataaaaatctCCAATTTTCATGTTTTGCAAATAGAGAAGGCAGACATTTTCCTATGGTTTGGTTGCTGCAGTTGGTGAACAATTTATGTTTTGTCAAATATTATACCCTGCATCCTCTTCTTACCAACTCTTCTGTCTGCCGCTTCTGATGTACATATCTCTATTTTTTCAATTGTATTTGATGACTGTAGGGGATGGCAATGGTGGAATCCAAACAACAAAATCACAATTCACCAATGAACCAATGAATTAGATTAAACCATCTATGATCAAGATATGCAAGAATATGGAGAAATGAGAACACTAAAGTACAACAACACAATATAAGAAATTACGTGGTTCACCCACTATCGGGCTACGTCTATGGGCATGGAAAAGATCAAAATCCACTATCAACTTGGAAGATTACAAAAGTTTGAGAATAGTTTACCACTTTATAATAATGAATTTACTACTTTCtaataaaaaatctttttcttattACACCTCCTAAGCACCCTTTAGATCCTATGAACCCTGCTTCGGAATGCTCTAAGAACCCCTCCAATCAATTATAAAAATTTGGATATGCAAGAAGAACAACAGAACTCACTACTATCTAAACCCTCTCCTCATCTCTCTTCTTTATTCTAAGTAAAGAGAACACTCAAGAGAGGAATACACCTTGACTTAATCTCACTTGATACAATAGAAGCTCTTTTTACTAACTCACCTGAGCTCAACTAGCTAATGCATCAAGTAAGTCCAAACCCAACTAACCCATTGCATGACTTTTTGAACCAAACCCAAAATAAGCATAATAAGTAATTGGTGAATTTGATATCATCAaactcaacaatctccatcttaacAGCAAAGTCACAATTCTCCATATTTCTATGCTAACTAGATGCCTCTATGCTCCTTTCATTTTGAAGCCCAAAGAAGATAGGCTGTATTTTCATTTTTCTACTTGTACTGGCTTCGTAAGCATATCGACCACATTCTTATGAGTGTTCACTTTCAACACCTCACCTTGTCATTTCAATGACCTATGTAACAGTATTGTACATCAACATGTTTGATCCTTTTGTGATAAACCGAATTTTTTGTCAAACATATAGCGCTCATACAATCACATAGTAATATCGTGGAAACCATCTTCATATCAAGTTCTTTTATCAAACCTTgaagccacatcgcttctttacTTACTTTCATTAGTGCCACGTACTCGATCTCTTGGTCGACAAAGCAATCGTTGCTAGAAGTTTAGACATCCAACTAATTGGATCATTCTCATTTTGAAATATATAACACATTATCGATCTTCTTTTATCAAGATCATCGATAAAATTTGTGTCTACATAACCTTACATTGGACTTGAACACTTATTATAAGTGATTGCATAATCACTAGTCCCTCTCAAGTAACAAAGTCTCCACTTCGCTGTCTCGCAATGCACCTTCTCGGGATTTACCATAAATTGGTTAAGAATGCCAACCGCATAAGTAATATCCAGCCTCATGTATATCATAGCAAACATCAAGCTGCCTACTAATAGGGAACTCGATCCTGCATCCGCTTCTTTTCATCCTTCATCTTAGGATATTACTCCAAAGACAACTTGAAGTGAGATGCAAATGGTGTCCTC
Coding sequences within it:
- the LOC105046416 gene encoding protein NRT1/ PTR FAMILY 2.11, whose protein sequence is MMAMTGEKPGQMENPEDGREAEPEIKYRGWKAMPYVIGNETFEKLGTIGTAANLLVYLTTIFHLKSVTAATLLNIFSGTTNLTPLLGAFLSDTYLGRYITLGCASVSSLLGMLLLTLTAAISKLHPPKCDNGQQCVGPSSVQLVVLLCSFGFLVIGAGGIRPCNLAFGADQFNPHTEIGRRGINSFFNWYYFTFTGAMMISSTFIIYIQSNVSWSLGLAIPTILMFFSCALFFLGTRLYVKVKPEGSPFTSIAQVLVVAFRKRGLKQPDDPETSLFNPPHLSSLVSKLPFTNQFRFLDKAAIMTPMDAIKPNGHAANPWRLCSLQQVEQVKCLARIIPIWASGTILFVALVQESSFVVFQGLQADRHFGKSKFEIPAASFTVFSMLALTIWIPVYDRILVPWLRRATGKEAGFTLLQRMGIGIVLTVVAMVVSGLVEGRRRSYALHRPALGIAPSGGTISSMSSFWLVPQLVLLGFAEAFNLIGQVEFYYKQFPENMRSLAGGVFFFGLACANYLSGFMVTVIHRTTGHNGKDNWLANDLNHGRLDYFYFLIALMEVVNFVFFIVFANWYRYKGLEDGHEIALEKSKSKSSLV